The following proteins are encoded in a genomic region of Cygnus olor isolate bCygOlo1 chromosome 11, bCygOlo1.pri.v2, whole genome shotgun sequence:
- the HEXA gene encoding beta-hexosaminidase subunit alpha yields the protein MAAARALLLLGALGPAAAVWPQPLRQVSPPAAARCPLPPGRFRFSYAAGSAVGPGCAVLDEAFQRYRALIFGAARPAESKQPWRKPCSELSVLVSTPGCDGFPSLDSNESYKLHISRDSLLLYANAIWGALRGLETFSQLVGRDENGTYYVNETEIVDFPRFPHRGLLLDTSRHYLPLKAILQTLDVMAYNKLNVFHWHIVDDPSFPYESFTFPELSKQGAFNAMTHVYTASDVQAVIEYARLRGIRVIAEFDTPGHTLSWGPGAPDLLTPCYLGKDPSGTYGPINPILNSTYQFVTSLFQEVGTVFPDYFLHLGGDEVDFTCWKSNPQIRAFMEEMGFGEDYTKLESFYIQRLLDIVSSLGKGYMVWQEVFDNGVKVRPDTIIHVWKNSPPYKEEMANVTKAGYRALLSAPWYLNRISYGQDWMAAYQVEPLDFTGSPEQKDLVIGGEACMWGEYVDVTNLAPRLWPRAGAVAERLWSNATVRNLQDAYVRLASFRCELLRRGVQAQPLFVGYCDHEFDGF from the exons ATGGCGGCGGCCCGGGCGCTGCTGCTGTTGGGGGCGCTGGGCCCGGCGGCCGCCGTGTGGCCGCAGCCCCTCCGCCAGGTCTCCCCTCCGGCCGCCGCCcgctgcccgctgccccccggccgcTTTCGCTTCTCCTACGCCGCCGGCTCGGCCGTGGGGCCGGGCTGCGCCGTGCTGGACGAGGCCTTCCAGCGGTACCGGGCGCTCATCTTCGGCGCCGCACGCCCCGCGG AGAGCAAGCAGCCCTGGAGGAAGCCCTGCAGTGAGCTCTCCGTCTTGGTCTCCACGCCAGGCTGCGATGGCTTTCCCAGCCTGGACTCCAACGAGAGCT ATAAGCTGCACATCTCAAGGGACTCCTTGCTGCTCTACGCCAATGCCATCTGGGGAGCTCTCAGAG GCCTGGAGACGTTCAGCCAGCTTGTTGGGAGAGATGAGAACGGCACG TACTACGTCAACGAGACAGAAATTGTGGACTTTCCCCGCTTCCCTCACCGAGGCCTGTTGCTCGACACCTCTCGCCACTACCTGCCTCTGAAAGCCATCCTGCAGACCTTG GACGTCATGGCTTACAACAAGCTGAACGTGTTTCACTGGCACATTGTGGACGACCCGTCTTTCCCGTATGAGAGCTTCACCTTCCCAGAGCTCAGCAAGCAG GGAGCCTTCAATGCCATGACCCACGTGTACACAGCCAGTGACGTGCAGGCGGTGATCGAGTACGCCCGGCTCCGTGGCATCAGGGTTATTGCGGAGTTTGACACTCCCGGGCACACCCTGTCCTGGGGGCCAG GTGCTCCAGACCTCCTGACTCCCTGTTATTTGGGCAAGGATCCTTCTGGGACCTACGGGCCCATCAACCCCATCCTCAACAGCACCTACCAGTTCGTGACCAGTTTGTTTCAAGAGGTTGGCACTGTGTTCCCAGACTACTTCCTGCACCTCGGTGGCGATGAGGTGGATTTCACGTGCTG GAAGTCCAATCCACAAATTCGTGCCTTCATGGAGGAGATGGGCTTTGGTGAAGATTACACAAAGTTAGAGTCATTCTACATCCAGAG GCTTCTGGACATCGTCTCTTCCCTTGGCAAAGGCTACATGGTGTGGCAGGAGGTGTTCGACAACGGAGTGAAG GTGAGGCCGGACACAATCATCCACGTGTGGAAGAACTCCCCGCCCTACAAGGAGGAGATGGCGAACGTCACCAAGGCTGGCTACAgggctctgctctctgccccCTGGTACCTCAACCGCATCTCCTACGGGCAGGACTGGATGGCAGCCTACCAGGTGGAGCCCTTGGATTTCACAG GCAGCCCTGAGCAGAAGGATCTGGTGATCGGCGGAGAGGCGTGCATGTGGGGCGAATACGTGGACGTCACCAACCTGGCCCCCAGGCTCTG GCCAAGAGCTGGGGCTGTAGCCGAGAGGCTGTGGAGTAACGCGACCGTGAGGAACCTGCAAGATGCTTACGTGCGGCTGGCCAGCTTCCGCTGCGAGCTTCTCAG gcGTGGTGTCCAGGCACAGCCTCTCTTCGTAGGATACTGTGACCACGAATTCGACGGGTTTTGA